The Nitrospira sp. DNA window CAGCCGGCACGAAATCGAGTCCAACGTAATCGGGGGAGCGAAAGTTTCCCCGGCGAGCGTAGCGCTGCCGGAACGCCTCATTGAGTTGGAGAAACACGCCGAAGTTGCCATTGCCGCACCCGGCGTCCAGAATGCGCTCCCCCTGGTGGCACTCGCCCATCAACCGGTAGAGATGATCCATCAAACGCCAGAAGTCCGCGACGTTCGGGATCGTCTGAAAATTGTGCAGATACTCCTGCCAGAACGCCACGTGGTCCGACTTTCTCATCGGGCGACGCGTCTTGCTCCGTTCACGTTCAACTCGGTTCTGAACGCCGATCTCGCGATGCGAGGGCTCCACCAGCCGTTCCTGACGTCGCGTCGACCACAATTCCTGCTGACAGCACTGGGCAATTTGGCGGTACACCGTACGAGCCTTTCGCGGGCTCTCCTGCAACCGATGCAAGGCACCCGGAACTTCAAACGAATGACGCACATTCGATCCCATCGACTCTGCCACCGCAGCAACCGACGCGGAATCAACCCAGGCGTCCTTCTCGGCATGGAACAACACGACCGGGATCTGCAACCGCTCGGCATCCCGCTGTGTGGTCGCCAGATCCGCATATTCGGCCTGAACCGCATGCTCCAACCAGCGATCGGCATCGATCGTCAATCCGAGGATATTCACCACGCCCTTCCGCACACCGGCCAGATGCTCCCCGATCAGATCTTCCTGATGCACGGCCTGTAGCGTATGCCGGATATCCATGATGCCATTGATCAACATCAGCAATCGTATATGGGACACCCGTCCTGCGACCTTCAACGCCACACGGCCGGCAAGACTGGTAGCCACCACACCAATGGGCCGGCCCGGCCACTGCTTGGCTACATGATCGAGCACGGTTTCTAAATCGGTTTCCATATCTTCAAGGCGGAATTGCGTGACCAGGCCGTCACTTTCTCCGACATGGTTCACATTGTCGTACCGCACGACGTGGCATCCGTTGCCCGCAAGATAGTAGGCCAACGGCACATAGTCCCGCTTACTCTCTCCGTATCCGGGGGCCAGCACGACAATGGGCGCGTCGTCGGCCTGTGCCGTTCGAGGCCGATCATGGCAGAGCACAATCCGAAGCCCTGAAGCCCGGGCACATTCCGAAAACTCACTGACCACGGAAGGACCTTCCACGACCGGCTCCGCTCCCCCGGCCGGGATCTGAGCTAAGAGATGTTCAATGACATCCTCCGTCTCCTTCGCCACCGGAAGAAAGCGCACGCCCGCCAGCACGGTCCGCCCCGCCACCGGAACGCAACCGGGACGAACATCGGTTGAGCCAGGTTTCGTCCAGACCACTTCACCCACCACCGAGCAGAGGGAAGAGGACGCCTGGTCCTCGGAGAGCTCCTGGTGAGAATCAGCCGCAGGCCATCGTAGTTCGAGTTCGGAACCCAGCACATCTTCATCGATGGAGAGGCGCACACAGGCGCCCTTAGGCGTCAAATCCGTCGTCAAGGCCGCAGAGAGCAGTCGTTGCCCTGCGTGACTCCTGAGGCTCACCTCGGTGCTGAGCCCAACGACCACCCGCGGTTCCCGCCGGCGCTCTTCGCGAGGACGTTCACGCCGGCGCACGCATGCCACTCGAGCCTGAGGCACCGGTACAGGGTCAACGCCGGCTTCGACCAGCGCCTCTTCCTGCTCCTGGGCGATCAAGGCTGCGATCACCCGCAGTGACTTCATCCCCTGTTGCCCTTCACCAAGCAAGGCGGCCAGCACCCGTTCATCAGCGTCACTCAGATGGATAAACTGAATGGCCAAGGTCATGCTGGATCGTTTCCCTGTGGTAAGCCCCTCCTCCGAGGCGCGAATGCCGCAGACCATGCCCAAGCTGTCCAGCCCCGATGAATCCGGACCGAACGTGATCCGCATCTGCTGATTCAGCATGGCGGGAATTTCCGCGTCAAACTCCATCGAAAGCCCGCCGAGGCTGATGCTCCTGGTCGTTCCCTTCCAGGTCTGGCCTTGAAATCGAAGTTGCGTGGCAAGACGGAGACTGAGCCGCCGGGAGGCGCGTCGCTCCGCGATCGAAAGCGACCAGGCGTCGCTGGTTTTCTTTGTATCAAGGGCCGGACTGGTCCGGTTATCCTCGGACCCGCAAGGGCCGATTGCAGACATCTGGAGTTTGCGCGTTGCGACCTGAATCGACATACATCCCCTCCCGAAAGATTAAGCGCTGGTCCATCCACCGCATAGCGATGACCAACGAGTGATCATCGTCGCCCGTTCACGCATTGAATTCCGGGCGAGGCTGGACTCTTGCAAGCGCACGAACGATTCCAGGGAGCAGGGAAGATGTCGAACGATCGAAACGCGGAAGGGTCTGGGGCACGCACAGCCTCAGTCTAGGCTCGAAGCGACCACTTAACGTGGCGTAGATTCGAAGGTTATTCTAGGGAATTCGATATATTTGTCAACTCATCCACTGAAAAAAATTTCTGAACCTACTACAAAGAACCTAGTTGTTCCTTACAGGGCCGACCATCCATACCGGCCTTAGTCACTCTCGAAATCGCCTCACAACATCCAGTCAGCACAGTGACGTGTGTCACGATCCTGACACACTTGTCGGCACATCGATCGTATCACCGTTCATGCTCTGCTACGCCAAGGGGATCTCACCGCTTCCCACACAGAAGGCTGCGCGCACGAATACCGAACGACTATCACTGGTGAAGTGTGTTCGCGTCGTCCACGAGGCTGGTTCACACCATCAGCCACGTGCCCCTCCATCCGCTGGTTGCTTTGACCGCATGGTTATGCTACCCACTGGGGCCAACCACTACCCAGTACACATCATCATGCGGCTTATAGGATTCAAATGTCATGGGGCTGTTGTGCTGCTGCTGGCCGCCGGCCTTGCGCTCGGCTGCCAGAGCGTTCCACCCGTCACCGAAGGATACCCTCATCAACAGGGACTCCTGGGAAAATCCAAGCAGGATGTCCTGGCCTGTGCAGGCCCTCCCCTACAGGAGCGCGGGGAAGGAGCGCTCACCACGCTTCGATACTACAGGGAAGCACCGCTCCTGGAAGAATCGATGGTGGGCTCGAAAGGCAGCCGGCCAACCGTGCACCACGGCTGCTGGGCTACCGTCATTCTCCAAGATCAACGGGTGGATCGAGTGCGGTATCGCTTCGTGCCGAGTTCAGTGGATGCCTCGAACGATTGCGAAGAAATCTTTGCTGATTGCCCGCAATGATGAGGCCTCAACGCAAGGGGCGCACACTTCTCCGGCTGATACTGCTGGCCGGCTGCCTCCCATTCATGATCTACGGCCCCCCATCCGCCCATGGACTGGAAAAGTACGGACGGCCGTTGCCGTCGATGGACGAACCGGAACATGAGGCCAGGGAAGAGGAAGAGACGCTGTTCGGCGGGTACCTGCTGACAGGCGCCTTCGTGAAAAACCCGACCTTCGCCGCCAGACCTGACAATACGGGGCTCGTGGGCATGCGCCACATGCTGCATCTGGAAACCGATCTCTACAAGCAGTATCTGACGTTCTACACCGATCAAAACTTTTTCTCGGACCGCACCAATGGGTGGATCACGCTGTCTGAATGGGACGCCACTTTTGCCTTTACCGGTGTCATCGATCGATTCAATTGGCGGCTGCAATACGAGCGTGATGCCCCGCTGGATCGCCGCGGCCTCAAGCAGGCCTATGCCGACGCGCTTGTGACCGCACGATTCCAGGCGATTCAGGACTCCACCTGGTGGCGACGCACGTTTCCCAATCAGAACCTCACAGCCTATGCCGGGGCCGGCTGGCTGTTTCACAACAGTCAGTACTTTGCCCGCCCGAACAACACCGGCCGCGCCCTGTTTCGCTACGTAGCCCATGCCGACCTGGATCTCTACAAGAACAAGGTCGTGCTCTATGGCGATATGAATCTGTTTACCGACCGGGACGCGAGTAATACCCTGAACCCGTCGGAACTCGACTGGATCGTGGGCATCGCCGTGCGCTGGAAAGACATGGAACTGGCCTTCTATCGGGAGGAAGACCGGCCGTTGGATCAATCCGGGCTCGTCCAAAAGTATTTTGCGGTACAACTGCGGTTTGCGTTCGATGTGTCCAAGGGAGCGATGGAACGGATCGGTCTCTCGAAGTAAGTCAGGACCAGCAGGTCGGCAACTGCGTATGGGAACACTGATGTCGGGCTATATGGAATCGTGTGGCTCGGGTATCACTGATCGCCCGACAAGATGGCCGCGCACATCCTGCACATAGGTCTTGAACGGATCGGCCATAAAGAACGGCGCAGCACCCCGCAGCTTAAAATTCGACCAGTTGATAATGTAGTCGTACGACGCATGGTCATCGTATTCACGGGAGGACTCCACCTCCGGCGTGGCTCCCCCGCCGGCCAGGAGGTGACGGACTAACTCTCCCCGGCCAAACGCGCGGGTGTTTCGAGGCGGATGGTCCTGCGCCAGTTGGACAACTTTCTCGGTTGTCAGGCGTGGCCCGCGCCCCTCCTCTTCAAGGCCGTAGCAGAGCCCCCGCTCTGGATGGAGATTGTGGTATTCGAGGTCGAGGCTCTTCAGCATGGGATCATCCCACGCCAGTTGCTCGGCCTCCCGGTAGGTTTCTAGTAACCACAACTTCGACGCCCAATCGATCCGGCCCACCAACTTCTCATACCCCTGTCGCAGGCCGGTCAGCACCGATTCCCATTGGTCAATCACCCAGTCCGTCTCTTCATCCTGCCCCTGACAATGGCGTTGAGCGGCCGCAAGAAATTGCTCCTGCACATCAATCGCCGAGATGGTCTGTCCCGACTCCAGCCGGACGAGCCACCGGCGCTCGGGGTCGCGTGAAATATCCTGCAACGCCTCCACCGGCTCACTGATCCCGAGTCCGCGTGGCGCCTGACCGGCCTCGATGAGCTGCAAGACCAATCCCGTGGTCCCCATCTTCAAGGCGGTGGCGTACTCGGCCATGTTCGAATCGCCGCATAGCAGATGGATACGCCGATATTGGTTCGGATCGGCCAATGGCTCATCCCGGGTGTTCACAATCGCCCGGTTGTGCTGCACCCATTCGAAGAAATCGTTCACGATGTAGTCAGCCCGTTGGGAGATCTGGAATGGGACGATCGATCGGTCTTGAGCATCCCGCAGTCCCGGTCGATGCAAAATGAGACCGCCGACCTGTACCCATTCATTGGGGTCAGCCGCACAGCCGATGCGCCCGGATCCGGTAAAGATCTGCCTGGTGACCAAGAACGTGACTAACGGCCCGAGCCCGCGCCTGGAAAAGGGGAACTGGCGGCTGACCAGGTAATTTTCGTGCGAGCCGAACGTCGCATCGGTTTCGTGATCGATGTTGTTCTTGATCAGCGACACCGTCTCGTCCAAACCCAACGCGGTGATGGCCTGTTGAACGATCCGGTCGCCCGCCCGGTCCGATGCCACCAGATCCGCCAGGGTGGTGCACTCCGGCGAGGCATATTCCAAATGCCCCATGTCGATATACAACCGCCCGGCATTGGTCAAAAACCCGCCATTGCCCGGTGGTTCATCATGACCACGATGATGCAGATCGAGCACACCCCGACGATCGACATGAAAAATGTGATCGCGAATACGTTGCGCCACCCAGGACGGAGAGTAGTCCGGCCGATCCTGGTTGACCAGGAGGCCATACTCCGTTTCGAGTCCGAAAATACGATTCAGCATAACCAGTGATCAGGCGGGATTCGCCGCACGCATGCCGGACGGCAACAAATCCCCCAACTCCTCGGGACGAAATGCACGGTATTTGGACGAACCGGGCCCATTGCGCTCCAGCAGAATACATTCCACAGACTTCTCGGCAACGGTCTGCCGCACATGGGCCAGCAAGGAGGCCTTGTCCGGCACACTCGACGCGTCACCCGCAGCCTTATCGACGGATGTGGAAGCGGACGTGTCTTCCTCATCCGCAGCATCCGCGGCTGCCTGTGCCAGGGAACCGACCGCCCAGGCACAGAGGGCCATCTCAACCGCCTGCTTCAACGGGGCCTGCTCGAAGCCGGTGTGCGATTCCAAATATCGCCCCATTTGCGCCTGAACGGCGGCGGTCGCACCCAACGATGCCCAGCGACGACTCTCCTCAAAGGTGCCGTCGTAATTGATGGTGAGAAACAGATCTCGCTCCGGCCTGGTGCCTAACTCAGCGAGAAGAATCTTCACAATAAACGGGGCCTTGTAGATTTCTTCAAACGCCTGCTTGATGGCGGGGGCCAACCCGTACTTCATCAATCGGGCGCCGGTCACATCAGACGGAGACCGGTTGAATCCTTCCACATGCGCCATTTCCAACAAGGAGAACCGCAACTTCTCCAAATCTGCCGGATGCCCCATCCCGCCCAGGGCAATGCGATCGTAAATTTCATACAACTTCGGCGTGCCCCGACTCACGGTGAGCATCAGAATCCCGTCGGCACAGGCGGACGCCACAACCGGCGCGCCTTTCGTAAACTGTTCATCGAGATAATGCCGCCGGTTGCCGACTGCCTCAATCCATCGATAGGGTTCTTCGTACATTAGAGATCACCTTTATCAACAATCATGTCTTGGCTATCGCACTGCATGAATCGAGTGGCTTACCGCGAACGTACGACTTCTTGTTCGTACAGGCGTTTCAAATCGCCATCGGCAATCACGCGAACACCGGCGGCGGTAATCAGTTTGACGACCGGATAGAGATTGAGCTCCCGATTCACCCCGCCGGTCGCCGAGTCGAATTCGGCCGCGCTCGAGAGCAATCGCAACGCCTGAATCGTGGCCTGTTCCTCCGGCAGGGCTGCCAGCGGCTGCGGGCCCCAGGTATTCAAGTAGTGCAGGATGCCACGGATCGTCGGTGAGCCGGACCCAGACACGGCATATTCGACCGCTTCGAATTCGGCGCCGAGAATGTCGTAGAAATAGATCTTGGCTGCGCCCTGCTCGTGATCATAGCCGGCGAAAACAGGCACCACGGCCCCGGTGCCCGCCAAGGCAGCAGGCACATTCTCCTTGAGCAACTTGGACACGGCGCGAAGTTTGCCCTCAAAACTTAACTCCTGCAGTTGTGTGCGACGGTAGTATTTGAAAGAATGCGCCAGTACACGCACCATCTCATAGGCGGTGGCCGGAACCCCGGCGATGGCCATCACACTGTGACGATCGATCTCCAGCACCTTATCGGTACGGTCGTACATCACCATGTTGCCGGCGGTGGCCCGGCGATCGCCCGCGACCAACACCCCGTCTCGATATTTCAGGGCAAGAATCGTCGTGGCGGTCGGCACCTCAATGCCGGCAGCCGCCGCAACCGGATTACCGAACTGATAGCCCTGCTCTTTTAAGAGCTGAAAAAAATCTCCCTGCATCCCCATTGCGTACCCCTTCCGACTCATTCGCTCCGTCATGTCACGCGGACGCCGGGATCAGGGATCACTGCGCGCGTCCAACGAGGGCCTTCCGAGGCCGCGCGTTGCGCGAGCAAGAGCCCTGATTCGGTGGCCGTTCTTATTCTCCCGTCCGCTGCCGATATCGTTCCGCCTGCTTCGGATCCACCTTGCGCATCCGCTTCAAGAGATTGTCCTTATCCGGCGAACCGGTCTCCGGGCGTCGCGGCCCTCCGCCTTCTTCCGACGGGCTCGGAGATTTCGGCATCGGATCACCGGGCGCCTCACGACGATCCGGCATCAACATATATCGCATGGTTGTGATTCCTTTCGTTTGGCCCATGCAGCCAGGGCATCGGCCGGTGACGCCGCAGTTTCCAACAGCGCCGCACAAGCTCGCACGGCATCCGGCTCAAACAGGTCGCCCATCTCCAAGGTGCGCGACCGTAGCCCCCCGCTGAACTGGACCCGCTCCCACTGCATACCGCTGATCTCCTGAGGAAACCGCCTGACACACAACCCGCGCAGTCCTCCGCGGGTATCCGCAGGCCCGGCTGCCAACGCCTCGGCAATGTCGCGCTCGGTCGTCATGCGCCAGGTTTTGCCTTCTGCTTCGAGCCCCAGAAACAAGCCGCGCTCAGGGCTCACATTATGATACTCCAGGTCCAAGCTGGCGAGCCACGGATCCTCCCAGGTCAGCCGCTCCTCGCGCATGAACGTCTCCAACAACCACTGTTTGGTTACCCAATCCAGCTTGCCGACCAGTGGCGCTCGATCCTGCCCCAGCAAGCGGAGCGTCTCCTGCCATTCGCGCAGAACCCAGTCCGCATCGGGATCACTGCCTCCGCACACCCGACTCGCCGCATTCCAATATTCTTCTTGAATGGCCAAGCCGGACCACGTACGCCCATCCTTCAACCGTACCGCTGCCTTCAGCTCCGGATCGCGCGACAGTTGCTTGATCGCCGCCACCGGCTGTTCCAACTCCACGTTCGGGGCCGCACCGCGCTGGAGCACATCGAGAACCAGCCTGGTGGTGCCGACCTTGAGGGCGGTCGCGTATTCACACATGTTGGCGTCCCCGAGGATCAGATGCAGGCGCCGGTATTTGGTCCGATCGGCGTGGGGTTCGTCGCGCGTATTGAGGATAGGGCGATTGTGCATCGTATCCACCCCCAATTCCGCCTCCATGAAGTCGGCCCGTTGCGAGAGCTGGAAAGAGCCAGGCACATATCCCGACTCCTGCGCTTCCATTCCGACTTTCCCGGCCCCGGCGATGAGCTGGCGGCTGACCAGAAACGGCAACAATCCGCTCACGAGTTGAGGAAAGGACAACGAGCGCGGCACCAGGTAATTGTCGTGGCAGCCGTAGCTGTGGCCATGAAAGTCCGTATTGTTTTTGTAGAGCTGCAGGTGCGCCCCGCCGAGTCGTTGATTGCGACGATCAGCGGCCCGCTGCACGATGCGCTCGCCGGCCCGATCGTGGGCCAGCAGATCTTTGAGGGTGCGACATTCCGGGGTGGAGTATTCCGGATGGGTATGGTCGTTGTAGAACCGGGCGCCATTCGGTAGCACCAGGTCACTTTTCATCTCGTGGAACGAATAGGGACGGTGGGCATCCAGCTTGGCGAAGTCGTCTTCTTCCTTATCCTGCTGCAGACCGGACACCCGGAAGCCTCGCGCATCTTCATGCGGATCTTCCCCTCGGTAGTCCCATCGCCGTTCAAAGTTTTCCGTCAGATGCGCACGGACCAATTCCATCGACTCCTCGACCGGATCCACCGCGTCGAGGTCTTCCCTGGTAATGCCGTACTCCGTTTCAATGCCGAAGAGATGCATCGCGTCCTAAATGATCTGGTTGACCAGCCGCTCTTCCGTCGGCCGGCCGCGGCGGAAGGACGATACGCCCACCACCTGCTCAGGGTGATGATCCAGCAGCTTCAGCCATTCCTCCGCCGCGTCATCAGGTGGCAGCATTTCTCCCTCACGATATTCTTCCTGCACCGCATCGAGCAGATCTTGCGCTCGAATACCGTCACCGGATGGCGCGCTTGCCTCGCCCACGGCACGCTCAATCGCCTTCTCCTTTGCCCGTTGCACGATCGACGAAAGAATTGCGCCGCTGACGAGATCGCCCCGGTACAGCACCTTGTTCTGCCCGTTCCGAAGCCTGATCGATAACACGCGATTCTGGTCGCTACGGGAGAAGAGATGGTCCACCACCTGTTCAATGACCGCATGGCGCGCAGCAGCATGATCCTGCTGATGTTGGGCCAACAGCTCCTGCTCCAGCGGCAGCGCGGCGGTGAGATAGACCGACAGAATCTCGGCGGCCGCGTCGCGAGTCGGGCGCGCCACCTTGATCTTGCGGTCGATGCGGCCGGGCCGCAAGATCGCTGGATCGATCAAATCGGGCCGATTCGAGGCCAGAATGATCACGACATCCTGTAGCGATTCGATCCCATCCATCTCGGCGCAAAACATCGGCACGAGGGTGTTATTGATATTAAACGATCGCATCGACCGTCTGGTGCCCAGTACCGACTCCGCCTCGTCGATAAAAATGAACGGTAAGGCCCCCTCTTTCCGTCTGGCGCGCGCCTTGGCAAACAGATCGCGCACGATCCGTTCCGATTCGCCCAGCCACATATTCAAGATTTCGGGCCCCTTGATATGCAGAAACGCGCCGCTCGTGACCGGAGGGTTCTTCGCATTGCCCTCGGAGGCAGACTGCCCCTGCGACTCCCGCACCAATTGCGAGAGACTGGCTGCCGCCGCCTGCCCGATCAACGTCTTACCGCATCCCGGCGGGCCATAGAGAAGAAAACCCTTCGGCTGCGTAAACTGGTACTTCGAAAATGTGTCGGCATGCAGCAGCGGATATTCAATCGCTTTCCGAATGGCCTCGATCGCCTGATGCTGGCCGCCGATCTGTTCCCAGGTCACACTCGGCACTTCATCCAACAGATGCGCGCGGGCCTGCCGGTTCTCGAATTTCTCGATCGCAATGCGGTATGTCGGCTCAACCCGCACCTCATCACCCGGCTTGAGGTCTGCATTCAGCAAATCGCTGGAACGCTGCAGAATCAACGCCTGCCGCCCCATCTCCTGCTCGAAACGAATCCGGCCGTCGGGCAGAAGCTCGGCCACTTTCAGCACCGGCCCGTTCCGGTCATACCCGAGCGCCTTGATCACTGTGTAGGCCTCGTTGACGAGGATCTGCGTGCCGATCTTGAGGTCCTCCACCGAGAGTCGCGGATCGGTATTGGCATAATACTCCGCGCCGCCGACCACGATTCGGGCCAGCCCCTCCCCTGGCAGCTCCACCAGAAGGCCCACGCGATTGGCAGGCGCCGTCAGCTTGGCGACGACATCATTCAGTTTCTTCAATTCACTCTCACGCCGGTCCTGCGTCACCGATTGCGCCATCACCACATGCCGCAATTTATACAGCAGCTTCTGGCGAGGATCGCCGTCGGGAAACGCGGCCAGACATTCGTCTATCAGTTCGATCGGATCGGCCGACACCGCGGCTTCACGGGGCGGCGACGGCTGCCCCCCCTGGGCCGGCTGATCCGGATTGCGATGGTCACTCATACTGTTCCTCCGGATGATACGACTCCGGTCATCCTAACAGGTTGTGGAGAAGCTGTGCCAGGGACGGGCCAGAGGCTTCGACACCGGGGGCGCAACCCGTTCAACCCTCTCACGTTCAATTGACCGCCTGCAGCGTCACCGTCGCCTGCAGACGCCGATTTCCGCGCGCATAGTCGATGGTGACTTGGTCGCCGACCTTGTGTTTCTCCATCTCATCCATCAGATCATCAATCGTCTCCACCGGCTTGCCATCCACCGCCACAAGGATATCGCCCAGTTCAACACGCCCGCCCATCGTTTCGCGCGCGCCGCGCAACCCCACACGTTCCGCGGCACTCCCCCTGCCGACCTTCCCGATAATGACGCCCTTCACACCCCAGCGTCTCGCCATCGCGTCGGGAACCAGGGAAATGCCCAAACCCGGCCTGATCAACTTGCCGTGCTTGATCAGCTCCGGCACGATACGATTCACCGTATCGACCGGCACCGCAAAGCCAATCCCGGCAAATGCGCCGCTGGGGCTGACGATTTGGGTATTCACGCCGATCAAACGTCCGGCGCTGTCGAGCAGCGGTCCGCCGGAGTTGCCGGGGTTGATGGCGGCATCGGTCTGGATCACCCCTTCAATGGTGCGATTGCTCATCGATTTAATGGTCCGTCCCAACGCGCTCACCACCCCGGTCGTCAGGGTATGGTCGAGACCGAAGGGATTGCCGATCGCCAGGACTTTTTGCCCGACGCGCAATGCCTGGGAATTGCCGATCATGACCGGTTGGAGCGCCGACTCCGGCGCCTGAATCTGCAATACGGCGATATCGTGGTCTGGATCCGCGCCGACGACTTTGGCCTTGGTTTCCGTTCGATCCGCCAAGGTCACCGTAATTGAATCTGCGCCATAGATCACGTGATAGTTCGTCACGATGTGTCCTTGCCGGCTCCACACAAACCCCGTCCCCGATCCTTGTGGCACCTCGAACAGGTTGAATGACCAGGGATCGCGCTGCATGGCTGTGTTGGCGATGAAGACGACCGATCGGGCCGCCCGGTCGAACACGGCAATCGTAGCCTGCTCGTCTGCACTCAGTTCAGTCGGGGCAATCACTTGGGCCAGAAACAATCCGTTCGGTTCCTCGGCCATGGCCTGCCCAGGCGGCAGCCACGCACCCATCATGAGACCGGCCAACACTCCCAGCCTCGCCCACCGACCGGCGCGCCACCTTGTCAGCCGCTCTCTCCTTATCATTTATTCGCCAATGATCTGCAGAACCAGTTCCCGGGTCCGCGCGCGGGTGTCGAAGTCCAATACGACGACCTGCTGCCAGGTCCCCAGCACCATCGTGCCATCGATGAACGGGATGGTGAGGGACTGCCCCTGCAACTGCCCCCGCAGATGGCTATGCCCATTGTCTTCTCCCGCATTCCGCACATTGTGCTGCCACGCGGGGTCCGCAGGAATCAGCCGCTCCCAGATCGCTTTTGTATCGGCTCGAATGCCGGGCTCATCCTCGATGATCAACACGGACGCGGTCGTGTGCTTGATGAAGACCGTGATAATGCCCGCGCGCAGCTGCGTCCCCTCAAGCGCCGCGCGCAGCCGATCGGTGATGTTTTCCATCCGGCAATCGCCCTGCATGTCGACTCGCAACGACACAGACTTAACCGTCATCGAATGACTCCTCATCGGTACGGCGCAAATAGGCACGCTCACGCGCGGTCAGCGCCCGTCCCCTGGCCTGCGCCAACACCGTATCGAACACACCCTCCGCCGCCAACTCACGCAACGCCTGGACCACCGGACGGCTGATGATCTGTTCCTGCTGCAACCCGCGCAGGTAGGCAAAGGCCTCGGACAGATCTTCACGCCGCCGCACATAATAGTCGCGGCCCCGGCGTTGATTGCTGTAGGCCTCGAACTGTTCGCACGCAACCAGGACTTCCCCCAGCTGGCGCACCCAGGGCTGTGCACCCGCCAATTTTTCAGGATAGTAATAGTACAGCATGACCCGGCCCATCCACGGAGCCCAGGCCACCCCGAGCTCGCGCAGGGCCGGTTTCACGGTCCGTAGCCGTGCCGCCAACCTGCGGGCATAACCCAGGCGCATCTCCACCTGCTCGCAGGCCCAGGCATCGAGCCTGATGCCGGCCTCCTCCATAGCGGTGCGATACCGATCCACGAATGCTTCCGTTTCACGGCCGTAGCGAGTGTCGGGATGCCGGGCTCTCCATTCACGCGGTCTGGTCGGAATGTTGTGTGCGCGTGCCCAGGACCAGATCCGGCCGAACAGGCGCCGGTCAAGTCCGGCACGTCCCAAATCGTGCAGGAGACAGGCGATCTGATATTGCGTCACACGTCGCGAAGGGTGGCCCAACCGTGCAGCGACTGCGGCGCACATGCGGGCCGTCCTGACCGCATGGGGACAATCGTACCCCTTGATGATTCGCCCGGGGCGACGCGGGTCCGGATAGTCGTAGAGTCGCAACAGTTGAGAGGCAAGGGTCCGCGGCATGAACAGCGGAGGAAGGGTGATGCGTGAATTGGCCATGCAGGTGCGAGGCAGCGAGATCGACGCGTTACGGCCAGGCAGAATATCGTTCACCAAAAGAAGGTGTCAAGCAGACC harbors:
- a CDS encoding alpha/beta fold hydrolase, which produces MSIQVATRKLQMSAIGPCGSEDNRTSPALDTKKTSDAWSLSIAERRASRRLSLRLATQLRFQGQTWKGTTRSISLGGLSMEFDAEIPAMLNQQMRITFGPDSSGLDSLGMVCGIRASEEGLTTGKRSSMTLAIQFIHLSDADERVLAALLGEGQQGMKSLRVIAALIAQEQEEALVEAGVDPVPVPQARVACVRRRERPREERRREPRVVVGLSTEVSLRSHAGQRLLSAALTTDLTPKGACVRLSIDEDVLGSELELRWPAADSHQELSEDQASSSLCSVVGEVVWTKPGSTDVRPGCVPVAGRTVLAGVRFLPVAKETEDVIEHLLAQIPAGGAEPVVEGPSVVSEFSECARASGLRIVLCHDRPRTAQADDAPIVVLAPGYGESKRDYVPLAYYLAGNGCHVVRYDNVNHVGESDGLVTQFRLEDMETDLETVLDHVAKQWPGRPIGVVATSLAGRVALKVAGRVSHIRLLMLINGIMDIRHTLQAVHQEDLIGEHLAGVRKGVVNILGLTIDADRWLEHAVQAEYADLATTQRDAERLQIPVVLFHAEKDAWVDSASVAAVAESMGSNVRHSFEVPGALHRLQESPRKARTVYRQIAQCCQQELWSTRRQERLVEPSHREIGVQNRVERERSKTRRPMRKSDHVAFWQEYLHNFQTIPNVADFWRLMDHLYRLMGECHQGERILDAGCGNGNFGVFLQLNEAFRQRYARRGNFRSPDYVGLDFVPAALAQAKVNFEQVGATLQGQFYEGLRAYVPMSMQVCQADLEHPLPFPDHSFDRVVCNLVLGYVRDPLSTLREYLRVLAPQGRLVISNLKPYADLSAIYRNFVDTAQTPDQIEEGRRLLDNSGRIKEREGEGTFHFHYQAEFEGLLRAAGVSRPRVYSTFGNQALIAVADKRLLNVTIAA
- a CDS encoding proteasome accessory factor PafA2 family protein encodes the protein MLNRIFGLETEYGLLVNQDRPDYSPSWVAQRIRDHIFHVDRRGVLDLHHRGHDEPPGNGGFLTNAGRLYIDMGHLEYASPECTTLADLVASDRAGDRIVQQAITALGLDETVSLIKNNIDHETDATFGSHENYLVSRQFPFSRRGLGPLVTFLVTRQIFTGSGRIGCAADPNEWVQVGGLILHRPGLRDAQDRSIVPFQISQRADYIVNDFFEWVQHNRAIVNTRDEPLADPNQYRRIHLLCGDSNMAEYATALKMGTTGLVLQLIEAGQAPRGLGISEPVEALQDISRDPERRWLVRLESGQTISAIDVQEQFLAAAQRHCQGQDEETDWVIDQWESVLTGLRQGYEKLVGRIDWASKLWLLETYREAEQLAWDDPMLKSLDLEYHNLHPERGLCYGLEEEGRGPRLTTEKVVQLAQDHPPRNTRAFGRGELVRHLLAGGGATPEVESSREYDDHASYDYIINWSNFKLRGAAPFFMADPFKTYVQDVRGHLVGRSVIPEPHDSI
- a CDS encoding proteasome subunit alpha yields the protein MGMQGDFFQLLKEQGYQFGNPVAAAAGIEVPTATTILALKYRDGVLVAGDRRATAGNMVMYDRTDKVLEIDRHSVMAIAGVPATAYEMVRVLAHSFKYYRRTQLQELSFEGKLRAVSKLLKENVPAALAGTGAVVPVFAGYDHEQGAAKIYFYDILGAEFEAVEYAVSGSGSPTIRGILHYLNTWGPQPLAALPEEQATIQALRLLSSAAEFDSATGGVNRELNLYPVVKLITAAGVRVIADGDLKRLYEQEVVRSR
- a CDS encoding ubiquitin-like protein UBact, translating into MRYMLMPDRREAPGDPMPKSPSPSEEGGGPRRPETGSPDKDNLLKRMRKVDPKQAERYRQRTGE
- a CDS encoding proteasome accessory factor PafA2 family protein, giving the protein MHLFGIETEYGITREDLDAVDPVEESMELVRAHLTENFERRWDYRGEDPHEDARGFRVSGLQQDKEEDDFAKLDAHRPYSFHEMKSDLVLPNGARFYNDHTHPEYSTPECRTLKDLLAHDRAGERIVQRAADRRNQRLGGAHLQLYKNNTDFHGHSYGCHDNYLVPRSLSFPQLVSGLLPFLVSRQLIAGAGKVGMEAQESGYVPGSFQLSQRADFMEAELGVDTMHNRPILNTRDEPHADRTKYRRLHLILGDANMCEYATALKVGTTRLVLDVLQRGAAPNVELEQPVAAIKQLSRDPELKAAVRLKDGRTWSGLAIQEEYWNAASRVCGGSDPDADWVLREWQETLRLLGQDRAPLVGKLDWVTKQWLLETFMREERLTWEDPWLASLDLEYHNVSPERGLFLGLEAEGKTWRMTTERDIAEALAAGPADTRGGLRGLCVRRFPQEISGMQWERVQFSGGLRSRTLEMGDLFEPDAVRACAALLETAASPADALAAWAKRKESQPCDIC